One segment of Ureibacillus thermophilus DNA contains the following:
- a CDS encoding ABC transporter permease: MGNSSLMLGKLIILEWKQMLRSRWMQLVAILFIFVFVSIVMIQQLALPDIEGFTRQTASFLNLLLFLLPLFTLTIGGMSVAGDVESGWFSLLRTYPMKIWQYVFGKFFALVCSFIFIVLLALGVVFALGGLFGSVKVPYEFLVIAFCLILIFSAIAIMLGSLAKNRLHSLAISLVVWALLLLLLSYLIMAIGTVVPGHVLQKLTIMMLHINPVDWLRFGYFLLSGQTTVLGPTYYDLISFYESIAGIAVFTALSLLWIIVPLIFAAIKLKKLGVQE, encoded by the coding sequence ATGGGGAATTCATCACTGATGCTTGGGAAACTGATTATACTAGAATGGAAACAAATGCTCCGCAGCAGATGGATGCAGCTTGTGGCTATTCTATTCATCTTTGTTTTTGTTTCCATCGTCATGATACAGCAATTAGCTTTGCCGGATATTGAAGGTTTTACAAGGCAAACGGCTTCTTTTTTGAATTTGCTCTTATTTTTATTGCCGCTCTTTACCTTGACCATTGGTGGAATGAGCGTGGCCGGCGATGTAGAATCCGGATGGTTTTCTTTGTTAAGAACTTATCCGATGAAAATTTGGCAATATGTGTTTGGGAAGTTTTTTGCCCTTGTTTGTTCGTTTATTTTTATCGTGCTTTTAGCGCTTGGGGTCGTTTTTGCATTGGGAGGATTATTTGGCAGCGTCAAAGTGCCCTATGAATTTTTGGTGATTGCTTTCTGTTTAATATTGATTTTTTCAGCAATAGCCATCATGCTTGGAAGTTTAGCCAAAAATCGATTACATAGTTTAGCGATTTCCCTTGTTGTATGGGCATTGCTGTTGTTGCTTCTTTCGTATTTAATAATGGCGATTGGCACGGTTGTTCCCGGCCATGTGCTGCAAAAATTGACGATTATGATGCTGCATATAAACCCTGTTGATTGGCTTCGTTTTGGTTATTTCCTGCTTTCTGGCCAAACTACTGTGCTTGGACCAACCTATTATGATTTAATTTCTTTTTATGAATCTATTGCTGGCATCGCGGTGTTCACTGCATTGTCTTTGCTATGGATAATTGTTCCGTTAATCTTTGCCGCAATCAAATTAAAGAAATTAGGTGTTCAAGAATGA
- a CDS encoding nitrous oxide reductase accessory protein NosL produces MKWKIIAFTIFMCFLLVGCTEQAYEPKEMNKETDICKVCNMGIAFEDYAGQLIYKNGDYEVFDDLGCLVEFLKDVDESDVGAAFIKSADGEEWLSVEEATYVYSKDYWTPMNYGVLAFPSKDAAEQYMKEHGEGEVLSYEQLDDFQWGIHH; encoded by the coding sequence ATGAAATGGAAAATAATTGCGTTCACTATATTCATGTGTTTTTTACTCGTTGGTTGCACCGAACAAGCTTATGAACCGAAAGAAATGAATAAAGAGACGGATATTTGTAAAGTATGCAATATGGGGATTGCCTTTGAAGATTATGCCGGACAGCTTATTTATAAAAACGGCGATTATGAAGTGTTCGATGATTTAGGATGTTTAGTGGAGTTTTTGAAGGATGTCGATGAATCGGATGTGGGTGCCGCTTTTATTAAAAGTGCAGATGGAGAAGAATGGCTATCAGTTGAAGAGGCGACGTATGTGTATTCAAAAGATTACTGGACGCCAATGAACTATGGAGTGCTTGCTTTCCCTTCAAAAGATGCTGCGGAACAATATATGAAAGAACATGGGGAAGGCGAAGTATTATCCTATGAACAACTAGATGATTTTCAATGGGGAATTCATCACTGA
- a CDS encoding right-handed parallel beta-helix repeat-containing protein — translation MRTMISCLSFLLFCLAYVHEAEAKADLQSILEHQEEGATIYIPAGIYEGNFTISKEATIIGDGKVVLKPKNPKEPVLTIAEAKHVYLQNVQINAPGTGMMIKDSHHVQLSNLSMSSVESGVEIYQSQHISIEEISVTGNDRHFANKGNGIAVFNSSDIFVKNNKIDKVQDGIYIENVQRITVVGNEVENSRYGTHFMYSKDAEAYGNQFRKNVTGFMVMMTENVDFSNNAISYQNGFNGTGITLYEVKNIHIQNHAVSGNRVAISIQKSTGANITNNRFQMNQTAIEAVQSDTNLVMKNVFVGNLVNVRSDVKGIQLKENYFDDYSGIDLNDDGIGDESYAALQSFGQWMVRKPVYQYYVESPSVVLLNQIDQQTNKTAKQLLVDETPATNFEKDHAVHFQLHWPQLVVGWILMIGCIMIWRRSVIV, via the coding sequence ATGCGTACTATGATTAGCTGCCTGTCTTTTCTTCTTTTCTGTTTGGCATATGTACATGAAGCGGAGGCAAAGGCCGATTTGCAATCCATCCTTGAGCATCAGGAAGAGGGAGCGACAATTTATATTCCGGCTGGTATATATGAAGGAAATTTTACTATCAGCAAGGAAGCAACCATTATAGGAGATGGAAAAGTGGTCTTAAAACCTAAAAATCCAAAAGAACCTGTTCTCACGATTGCGGAAGCTAAACATGTCTACCTTCAAAATGTACAAATAAATGCACCGGGAACAGGAATGATGATTAAAGATTCTCATCATGTTCAGCTTTCCAATCTTTCAATGAGTTCCGTTGAGAGCGGTGTGGAAATCTATCAATCCCAACATATCAGCATTGAAGAGATTTCGGTAACCGGAAATGATCGGCATTTTGCCAATAAAGGAAACGGCATTGCCGTCTTTAACAGTTCTGACATTTTCGTTAAAAACAATAAAATTGATAAAGTGCAAGATGGTATTTACATTGAAAATGTTCAAAGGATTACAGTTGTTGGAAATGAGGTAGAAAACAGCCGATATGGAACCCATTTTATGTACAGCAAAGATGCGGAAGCCTATGGAAACCAATTCCGAAAAAATGTAACGGGCTTTATGGTCATGATGACGGAAAATGTGGACTTTTCCAACAACGCAATTTCTTACCAAAATGGATTTAATGGGACGGGCATTACTTTATATGAAGTAAAAAATATTCATATTCAAAACCATGCCGTTTCAGGAAATCGGGTTGCAATCTCTATTCAAAAGTCTACAGGAGCGAATATTACCAACAATCGGTTTCAAATGAATCAAACGGCGATTGAAGCGGTTCAGTCAGATACGAATCTAGTAATGAAAAACGTCTTTGTTGGAAATTTAGTGAATGTCCGTTCCGATGTGAAGGGCATTCAGTTAAAGGAAAATTATTTTGATGATTATTCAGGAATTGATCTTAACGATGACGGCATTGGAGACGAATCCTATGCAGCATTGCAAAGCTTTGGCCAGTGGATGGTTAGAAAGCCGGTTTATCAATATTATGTGGAATCACCAAGCGTCGTCTTATTAAATCAAATCGACCAACAAACGAATAAAACGGCTAAGCAATTACTGGTCGATGAAACGCCGGCAACCAACTTTGAAAAAGACCATGCAGTTCATTTTCAATTGCATTGGCCGCAGCTCGTCGTTGGTTGGATATTAATGATTGGCTGCATCATGATTTGGAGAAGGAGTGTCATTGTATGA
- a CDS encoding ABC transporter ATP-binding protein: MIVEARNIKKIYKNNRGLHEADFTIRKGRIVALAGGNGAGKSTLIRLLTKQEKPTSGEFIWHQDGLVRYMPDDVDFPSTLTAEEVLGLLASLKKVDRSLQDEILKQVGLYEVKKQKVSSFSKGMRQRLNLAQSLIGGNGLIIMDEPTNGLDPYWISRLKEIMMEERNRGATVLFSTHMLAFAEQLADDVLILHEGRIIAAGEVEQLLVESRCHHLEELWLQKIEL; encoded by the coding sequence ATGATTGTAGAAGCAAGAAATATAAAGAAGATTTATAAAAATAATCGGGGACTTCATGAAGCGGATTTTACGATTAGAAAAGGGCGCATTGTTGCTCTGGCAGGCGGCAACGGGGCAGGGAAAAGCACGCTTATCCGTTTGTTGACAAAGCAAGAAAAGCCAACAAGCGGGGAGTTTATTTGGCATCAGGATGGACTTGTCCGATATATGCCCGATGATGTGGATTTTCCTTCTACATTGACCGCAGAAGAAGTGTTAGGATTGCTTGCTTCATTAAAAAAAGTAGACCGGTCTTTGCAAGATGAAATATTAAAGCAAGTCGGACTGTATGAAGTAAAAAAGCAGAAAGTGTCTTCCTTTTCAAAGGGAATGCGGCAGCGATTAAATTTAGCCCAAAGCCTGATTGGGGGAAACGGTTTAATTATCATGGATGAGCCGACAAATGGACTGGATCCTTATTGGATTTCCCGACTAAAAGAAATCATGATGGAAGAAAGGAATCGGGGAGCGACGGTGTTGTTTTCGACCCATATGCTCGCTTTTGCGGAACAATTGGCCGATGACGTGCTGATTTTACATGAAGGAAGAATCATTGCAGCAGGAGAGGTGGAACAATTATTGGTGGAAAGCCGCTGCCATCATTTAGAAGAACTTTGGCTGCAGAAAATTGAACTGTGA
- a CDS encoding Crp/Fnr family transcriptional regulator produces MVLIEKVPMNFQTLFEKHGLQVKVEKGNHIFQEGENANELYLILKGSVQINKETENGKELTLRICGPNSLIGECAVFGSPVIHTMSAKALINTELLSIKKDNLEMLLTEQPTLMIEYIRWLQTEHMKTQSILRDIVLHGKKGALYSTLIRLANTYGKLDDNNDIHININLTNTDLANLCSTSREMVNRMLNDLKKQGIISFEKSIITIHDLDYLKKEICCEDCPLTICRID; encoded by the coding sequence ATGGTCTTAATCGAAAAGGTTCCGATGAATTTCCAGACTTTATTTGAAAAACATGGCTTGCAAGTGAAAGTCGAAAAAGGCAATCATATTTTCCAGGAAGGCGAAAATGCCAATGAGCTCTACCTTATTTTAAAAGGCTCTGTACAAATCAATAAAGAGACGGAAAACGGAAAAGAATTAACCCTAAGAATTTGCGGTCCGAACTCATTGATTGGAGAATGCGCGGTTTTTGGGTCTCCAGTCATTCATACCATGTCTGCCAAAGCTCTTATCAATACCGAGCTGTTATCTATAAAAAAAGATAATTTAGAAATGTTATTAACGGAGCAGCCAACATTGATGATTGAATATATTCGATGGCTTCAAACAGAACATATGAAAACCCAAAGCATTTTGCGGGATATAGTGCTGCATGGCAAAAAAGGCGCCCTTTATTCCACGTTAATTCGGCTTGCCAATACGTATGGAAAATTGGATGACAATAACGATATTCATATCAATATTAATTTAACGAATACGGATCTTGCCAACCTATGTTCCACAAGCCGTGAAATGGTCAATCGGATGCTCAATGACCTGAAAAAACAAGGGATTATATCCTTTGAAAAAAGCATCATTACCATCCATGATTTAGATTATTTGAAAAAGGAAATTTGCTGCGAAGACTGTCCGCTAACGATTTGCCGCATCGATTAA